In Oncorhynchus keta strain PuntledgeMale-10-30-2019 unplaced genomic scaffold, Oket_V2 Un_contig_2394_pilon_pilon, whole genome shotgun sequence, one DNA window encodes the following:
- the LOC118370917 gene encoding cell surface glycoprotein 1-like isoform X14 produces the protein MPISDLRMWTLLLGVIFGLLAPVQSDPVPVSTEPPALAAGDFLWETFKIFKKLVVGPPDATNGTSSSDETVDLDHLVTPDPVTSDPEDQLPTIDPEEGSTDETEGTTAEGSMKHPTSGQDDEGELFDANLKPSFNLRPSPTPRPSPTPRPSQSNTEDNYEKYDYDSSPSDRPDSPEEDEMILDTESPTAEFVPTAEFVPTAEFVPTAEFVPTAEFVPTAEFVPTAEVVSTVEFVPTAEFVPTAEFVPTAEFVPTAEFVPTAEVVPTAEFVPTAEFVPTAEVVPTVEFVPTAEFVPTAEFVPTAEFVPTAEFVPTAEFVPTAEFVPTAEFVPTAEFVPTAEFVPTTELEELEDDIFRPNFVASPSRVPDPSPSHSPISEFEEEDLLPLSLDPSFSTTSRPSQSSGSSHTPSSNRTSMTGLEEGGAAKMNTELTSTTSSAAPTTVRMNSDIEGSGSEFLPQSSTTVAAPAGEEGQTYNSRVDKPLIETKTRIQGSNRLALPREEPAVDTSTVLRDAAAVKPTPSRQHDSYTSGWLIIVAFVAGVAVLVVICVAIGTRDRWNAPAQASEKKVANESSGDEKAEREMERFLSKERPRENNHAGEYTVILLEDLPEKEPLD, from the exons ATGCCTATCTCTGATCTCAGGATGTGGACTCTACTGCTTGGGGTTATTTTCGGACTTCTGGCACCTGTTCagtccgaccctgttcctg TCTCGACAGAACCTCCCGCTCTGGCTGCTGGGGATTTTCTTTGGGAaactttcaagatcttcaagaAGCTTGTAGTGGGTCCCCCGGATGCCACCAATGGAACATCCAGCAGTGACGAAACAGTGGACCTAGATCATTtggtgacccctgaccctgtGACATCTGACCCGGAAGACCAGCTGCCCACCATTGACCCAGAGGAGGGCAGCACAGATGAGACAGAGGGCACCACTGCAGAGGGCAGTATGAAACACCCCACTTCAGGACAAGACGATGAAGGGGAGCTGTTTGACGCCAACCTTAAACCTAGCTTTAACCTCCGCCCCAGTCCAACTCCTCGCCCCAGTCCAACTCCTCGCCCCAGTCAAAGCAACACAGAGGACAATTATGAAAAGTACGACTATGATTCCAGTCCAAGTGATAGACCTGATTCACCAGAGGAAGATGAAATGATCCTGGATACCGAAAGCCCCACAGCAGAGTTTGTCCCCACAGCAGAGTTTGTCCCCACAGCAGAGTTTGTCCCCACTGCAGAGTTTGTCCCCACAGCAGAGTTTGTCCCCACAGCAGAGTTTGTCCCCACAGCAGAGGTTGTCTCCACAGTAGAGTTTGTCCCCACTGCAGAGTTTGTCCCCACAGCAGAGTTTGTCCCCACTGCAGAGTTTGTCCCCACAGCAGAGTTTGTCCCCACAGCAGAGGTTGTCCCCACAGCAGAGTTTGTCCCCACAGCAGAGTTTGTCCCCACAGCAGAGGTTGTCCCCACAGTAGAGTTTGTCCCCACTGCAGAGTTTGTCCCCACAGCAGAGTTTGTCCCCACTGCAGAGTTTGTCCCCACAGCAGAGTTTGTCCCCACAGCAGAG TTTGTCCCCACAGCAGAGTTTGTCCCCACAGCAGAG TTTGTCCCCACAGCAGAGTTTGTCCCCACAGCAGAGTTTGTCCCCACAACAGAGCTAGAGGAGTTGGAGGACGATATATTCAGACCAAACTTTGTCGCCAGCCCTAGTCGTGTACCGGATCCCAGTCCCAGCCATAGTCCCATCTCAGAGTTTGAAGAAGAAGACCTGTTACCTCTTAGCCTTGATCCAAGCTTTAGTACCACCTCCAGACCTAGCCAAAGTTCGGGGAGCAGCCATACACCTAGTTCTAACCGAACCAGTATGACAGGCTTGGAGGAAGGCGGGGCTGCAAAGATGAACACAGAGCTGACCTCAACCACCAGTTCTGCCGCACCTACAACAGTCAGGATGAATTCAGACATCGAAGGGTCAGGGTCGGAATTCCTGCCTCAGAGTAGCACCACAGTAGCAGCCCCTGCTGGTGAGGAGGGCCAAACGTACAACTCCCGAGTCGATAAGCCACTCATTGAAACAAAGACAAGAATTCAAGGCAGCAATAGGCTTGCTCTACCAAGGGAGGAACCGGCAGTGGATACCTCTACAG TTCTTCGTGATGCAGCTGCTGTAAAACCAACCCCATCCAGACAACATGATTCATATACATCGG gttgGTTGATCATCGTTGCCTTTGTCGCGGGCGTGGCGGTGTTGGTCGTAATCTGTGTCGCCATAGGTACCAGAGACAG GTGGAATGCACCGGCCCAGGCATCTGAGAAGAAGGTCGCCAACGAGAGCTCAGGAGATGAGAAGGCGGAGCGGGAAATGGAGAGGTTTCTGTCTAAAGAGAGGCCAAGGGAAAACAACCACGCTGGAGAGTACACTGTTATACTTCTGGAGGACCTCCCTGAGAAAGAGCCGCTGGACTGA
- the LOC118370917 gene encoding cell surface glycoprotein 1-like isoform X49, with protein MPISDLRMWTLLLGVIFGLLAPVQSDPVPVSTEPPALAAGDFLWETFKIFKKLVVGPPDATNGTSSSDETVDLDHLVTPDPVTSDPEDQLPTIDPEEGSTDETEGTTAEGSMKHPTSGQDDEGELFDANLKPSFNLRPSPTPRPSPTPRPSQSNTEDNYEKYDYDSSPSDRPDSPEEDEMILDTESPTAEFVPTAEFVPTAEFVPTAEFVPTAEFVPTAEFVPTAEFVPTAEFVPTAEVVPTAEFVPTAEFVPTAEFVPTAEFVPTTELEELEDDIFRPNFVASPSRVPDPSPSHSPISEFEEEDLLPLSLDPSFSTTSRPSQSSGSSHTPSSNRTSMTGLEEGGAAKMNTELTSTTSSAAPTTVRMNSDIEGSGSEFLPQSSTTVAAPAGEEGQTYNSRVDKPLIETKTRIQGSNRLALPREEPAVDTSTVLRDAAAVKPTPSRQHDSYTSGWLIIVAFVAGVAVLVVICVAIGTRDRWNAPAQASEKKVANESSGDEKAEREMERFLSKERPRENNHAGEYTVILLEDLPEKEPLD; from the exons ATGCCTATCTCTGATCTCAGGATGTGGACTCTACTGCTTGGGGTTATTTTCGGACTTCTGGCACCTGTTCagtccgaccctgttcctg TCTCGACAGAACCTCCCGCTCTGGCTGCTGGGGATTTTCTTTGGGAaactttcaagatcttcaagaAGCTTGTAGTGGGTCCCCCGGATGCCACCAATGGAACATCCAGCAGTGACGAAACAGTGGACCTAGATCATTtggtgacccctgaccctgtGACATCTGACCCGGAAGACCAGCTGCCCACCATTGACCCAGAGGAGGGCAGCACAGATGAGACAGAGGGCACCACTGCAGAGGGCAGTATGAAACACCCCACTTCAGGACAAGACGATGAAGGGGAGCTGTTTGACGCCAACCTTAAACCTAGCTTTAACCTCCGCCCCAGTCCAACTCCTCGCCCCAGTCCAACTCCTCGCCCCAGTCAAAGCAACACAGAGGACAATTATGAAAAGTACGACTATGATTCCAGTCCAAGTGATAGACCTGATTCACCAGAGGAAGATGAAATGATCCTGGATACCGAAAGCCCCACAGCAGAGTTTGTCCCCACAGCAGAGTTTGTCCCCACAGCAGAGTTTGTCCCCACTGCAGAGTTTGTCCCCACAGCAGAGTTTGTCCCCACAGCAGAGTTTGTCCCCACAGCAGAG TTTGTCCCCACAGCAGAGTTTGTCCCCACAGCAGAGGTTGTCCCCACAGCAGAGTTTGTCCCCACAGCAGAGTTTGTCCCCACAGCAGAG TTTGTCCCCACAGCAGAGTTTGTCCCCACAACAGAGCTAGAGGAGTTGGAGGACGATATATTCAGACCAAACTTTGTCGCCAGCCCTAGTCGTGTACCGGATCCCAGTCCCAGCCATAGTCCCATCTCAGAGTTTGAAGAAGAAGACCTGTTACCTCTTAGCCTTGATCCAAGCTTTAGTACCACCTCCAGACCTAGCCAAAGTTCGGGGAGCAGCCATACACCTAGTTCTAACCGAACCAGTATGACAGGCTTGGAGGAAGGCGGGGCTGCAAAGATGAACACAGAGCTGACCTCAACCACCAGTTCTGCCGCACCTACAACAGTCAGGATGAATTCAGACATCGAAGGGTCAGGGTCGGAATTCCTGCCTCAGAGTAGCACCACAGTAGCAGCCCCTGCTGGTGAGGAGGGCCAAACGTACAACTCCCGAGTCGATAAGCCACTCATTGAAACAAAGACAAGAATTCAAGGCAGCAATAGGCTTGCTCTACCAAGGGAGGAACCGGCAGTGGATACCTCTACAG TTCTTCGTGATGCAGCTGCTGTAAAACCAACCCCATCCAGACAACATGATTCATATACATCGG gttgGTTGATCATCGTTGCCTTTGTCGCGGGCGTGGCGGTGTTGGTCGTAATCTGTGTCGCCATAGGTACCAGAGACAG GTGGAATGCACCGGCCCAGGCATCTGAGAAGAAGGTCGCCAACGAGAGCTCAGGAGATGAGAAGGCGGAGCGGGAAATGGAGAGGTTTCTGTCTAAAGAGAGGCCAAGGGAAAACAACCACGCTGGAGAGTACACTGTTATACTTCTGGAGGACCTCCCTGAGAAAGAGCCGCTGGACTGA
- the LOC118370917 gene encoding cell surface glycoprotein 1-like isoform X38, which translates to MPISDLRMWTLLLGVIFGLLAPVQSDPVPVSTEPPALAAGDFLWETFKIFKKLVVGPPDATNGTSSSDETVDLDHLVTPDPVTSDPEDQLPTIDPEEGSTDETEGTTAEGSMKHPTSGQDDEGELFDANLKPSFNLRPSPTPRPSPTPRPSQSNTEDNYEKYDYDSSPSDRPDSPEEDEMILDTESPTAEFVPTAEFVPTAEFVPTAEFVPTAEFVPTAEFVPTAEVVSTVEFVPTAEFVPTAEFVPTAEFVPTAEFVPTAEVVPTAEFVPTAEFVPTAEFVPTAEFVPTAEFVPTAEFVPTAEFVPTTELEELEDDIFRPNFVASPSRVPDPSPSHSPISEFEEEDLLPLSLDPSFSTTSRPSQSSGSSHTPSSNRTSMTGLEEGGAAKMNTELTSTTSSAAPTTVRMNSDIEGSGSEFLPQSSTTVAAPAGEEGQTYNSRVDKPLIETKTRIQGSNRLALPREEPAVDTSTVLRDAAAVKPTPSRQHDSYTSGWLIIVAFVAGVAVLVVICVAIGTRDRWNAPAQASEKKVANESSGDEKAEREMERFLSKERPRENNHAGEYTVILLEDLPEKEPLD; encoded by the exons ATGCCTATCTCTGATCTCAGGATGTGGACTCTACTGCTTGGGGTTATTTTCGGACTTCTGGCACCTGTTCagtccgaccctgttcctg TCTCGACAGAACCTCCCGCTCTGGCTGCTGGGGATTTTCTTTGGGAaactttcaagatcttcaagaAGCTTGTAGTGGGTCCCCCGGATGCCACCAATGGAACATCCAGCAGTGACGAAACAGTGGACCTAGATCATTtggtgacccctgaccctgtGACATCTGACCCGGAAGACCAGCTGCCCACCATTGACCCAGAGGAGGGCAGCACAGATGAGACAGAGGGCACCACTGCAGAGGGCAGTATGAAACACCCCACTTCAGGACAAGACGATGAAGGGGAGCTGTTTGACGCCAACCTTAAACCTAGCTTTAACCTCCGCCCCAGTCCAACTCCTCGCCCCAGTCCAACTCCTCGCCCCAGTCAAAGCAACACAGAGGACAATTATGAAAAGTACGACTATGATTCCAGTCCAAGTGATAGACCTGATTCACCAGAGGAAGATGAAATGATCCTGGATACCGAAAGCCCCACAGCAGAGTTTGTCCCCACAGCAGAGTTTGTCCCCACAGCAGAGTTTGTCCCCACTGCAGAGTTTGTCCCCACAGCAGAGTTTGTCCCCACAGCAGAGTTTGTCCCCACAGCAGAGGTTGTCTCCACAGTAGAGTTTGTCCCCACTGCAGAGTTTGTCCCCACAGCAGAGTTTGTCCCCACTGCAGAGTTTGTCCCCACAGCAGAGTTTGTCCCCACAGCAGAGGTTGTCCCCACAGCAGAGTTTGTCCCCACAGCAGAGTTTGTCCCCACAGCAGAG TTTGTCCCCACAGCAGAGTTTGTCCCCACAGCAGAG TTTGTCCCCACAGCAGAGTTTGTCCCCACAGCAGAGTTTGTCCCCACAACAGAGCTAGAGGAGTTGGAGGACGATATATTCAGACCAAACTTTGTCGCCAGCCCTAGTCGTGTACCGGATCCCAGTCCCAGCCATAGTCCCATCTCAGAGTTTGAAGAAGAAGACCTGTTACCTCTTAGCCTTGATCCAAGCTTTAGTACCACCTCCAGACCTAGCCAAAGTTCGGGGAGCAGCCATACACCTAGTTCTAACCGAACCAGTATGACAGGCTTGGAGGAAGGCGGGGCTGCAAAGATGAACACAGAGCTGACCTCAACCACCAGTTCTGCCGCACCTACAACAGTCAGGATGAATTCAGACATCGAAGGGTCAGGGTCGGAATTCCTGCCTCAGAGTAGCACCACAGTAGCAGCCCCTGCTGGTGAGGAGGGCCAAACGTACAACTCCCGAGTCGATAAGCCACTCATTGAAACAAAGACAAGAATTCAAGGCAGCAATAGGCTTGCTCTACCAAGGGAGGAACCGGCAGTGGATACCTCTACAG TTCTTCGTGATGCAGCTGCTGTAAAACCAACCCCATCCAGACAACATGATTCATATACATCGG gttgGTTGATCATCGTTGCCTTTGTCGCGGGCGTGGCGGTGTTGGTCGTAATCTGTGTCGCCATAGGTACCAGAGACAG GTGGAATGCACCGGCCCAGGCATCTGAGAAGAAGGTCGCCAACGAGAGCTCAGGAGATGAGAAGGCGGAGCGGGAAATGGAGAGGTTTCTGTCTAAAGAGAGGCCAAGGGAAAACAACCACGCTGGAGAGTACACTGTTATACTTCTGGAGGACCTCCCTGAGAAAGAGCCGCTGGACTGA
- the LOC118370917 gene encoding cell surface glycoprotein 1-like isoform X44, protein MPISDLRMWTLLLGVIFGLLAPVQSDPVPVSTEPPALAAGDFLWETFKIFKKLVVGPPDATNGTSSSDETVDLDHLVTPDPVTSDPEDQLPTIDPEEGSTDETEGTTAEGSMKHPTSGQDDEGELFDANLKPSFNLRPSPTPRPSPTPRPSQSNTEDNYEKYDYDSSPSDRPDSPEEDEMILDTESPTAEFVPTAEFVPTAEFVPTAEFVPTAEFVPTAEFVPTAEVVSTVEFVPTAEFVPTAEFVPTAEFVPTAEFVPTAEVVPTAEFVPTAEFVPTAEFVPTAEFVPTTELEELEDDIFRPNFVASPSRVPDPSPSHSPISEFEEEDLLPLSLDPSFSTTSRPSQSSGSSHTPSSNRTSMTGLEEGGAAKMNTELTSTTSSAAPTTVRMNSDIEGSGSEFLPQSSTTVAAPAGEEGQTYNSRVDKPLIETKTRIQGSNRLALPREEPAVDTSTVLRDAAAVKPTPSRQHDSYTSGWLIIVAFVAGVAVLVVICVAIGTRDRWNAPAQASEKKVANESSGDEKAEREMERFLSKERPRENNHAGEYTVILLEDLPEKEPLD, encoded by the exons ATGCCTATCTCTGATCTCAGGATGTGGACTCTACTGCTTGGGGTTATTTTCGGACTTCTGGCACCTGTTCagtccgaccctgttcctg TCTCGACAGAACCTCCCGCTCTGGCTGCTGGGGATTTTCTTTGGGAaactttcaagatcttcaagaAGCTTGTAGTGGGTCCCCCGGATGCCACCAATGGAACATCCAGCAGTGACGAAACAGTGGACCTAGATCATTtggtgacccctgaccctgtGACATCTGACCCGGAAGACCAGCTGCCCACCATTGACCCAGAGGAGGGCAGCACAGATGAGACAGAGGGCACCACTGCAGAGGGCAGTATGAAACACCCCACTTCAGGACAAGACGATGAAGGGGAGCTGTTTGACGCCAACCTTAAACCTAGCTTTAACCTCCGCCCCAGTCCAACTCCTCGCCCCAGTCCAACTCCTCGCCCCAGTCAAAGCAACACAGAGGACAATTATGAAAAGTACGACTATGATTCCAGTCCAAGTGATAGACCTGATTCACCAGAGGAAGATGAAATGATCCTGGATACCGAAAGCCCCACAGCAGAGTTTGTCCCCACAGCAGAGTTTGTCCCCACAGCAGAGTTTGTCCCCACTGCAGAGTTTGTCCCCACAGCAGAGTTTGTCCCCACAGCAGAGTTTGTCCCCACAGCAGAGGTTGTCTCCACAGTAGAGTTTGTCCCCACTGCAGAGTTTGTCCCCACAGCAGAGTTTGTCCCCACTGCAGAGTTTGTCCCCACAGCAGAGTTTGTCCCCACAGCAGAGGTTGTCCCCACAGCAGAGTTTGTCCCCACAGCAGAGTTTGTCCCCACAGCAGAG TTTGTCCCCACAGCAGAGTTTGTCCCCACAACAGAGCTAGAGGAGTTGGAGGACGATATATTCAGACCAAACTTTGTCGCCAGCCCTAGTCGTGTACCGGATCCCAGTCCCAGCCATAGTCCCATCTCAGAGTTTGAAGAAGAAGACCTGTTACCTCTTAGCCTTGATCCAAGCTTTAGTACCACCTCCAGACCTAGCCAAAGTTCGGGGAGCAGCCATACACCTAGTTCTAACCGAACCAGTATGACAGGCTTGGAGGAAGGCGGGGCTGCAAAGATGAACACAGAGCTGACCTCAACCACCAGTTCTGCCGCACCTACAACAGTCAGGATGAATTCAGACATCGAAGGGTCAGGGTCGGAATTCCTGCCTCAGAGTAGCACCACAGTAGCAGCCCCTGCTGGTGAGGAGGGCCAAACGTACAACTCCCGAGTCGATAAGCCACTCATTGAAACAAAGACAAGAATTCAAGGCAGCAATAGGCTTGCTCTACCAAGGGAGGAACCGGCAGTGGATACCTCTACAG TTCTTCGTGATGCAGCTGCTGTAAAACCAACCCCATCCAGACAACATGATTCATATACATCGG gttgGTTGATCATCGTTGCCTTTGTCGCGGGCGTGGCGGTGTTGGTCGTAATCTGTGTCGCCATAGGTACCAGAGACAG GTGGAATGCACCGGCCCAGGCATCTGAGAAGAAGGTCGCCAACGAGAGCTCAGGAGATGAGAAGGCGGAGCGGGAAATGGAGAGGTTTCTGTCTAAAGAGAGGCCAAGGGAAAACAACCACGCTGGAGAGTACACTGTTATACTTCTGGAGGACCTCCCTGAGAAAGAGCCGCTGGACTGA
- the LOC118370917 gene encoding cell surface glycoprotein 1-like isoform X50 — translation MPISDLRMWTLLLGVIFGLLAPVQSDPVPVSTEPPALAAGDFLWETFKIFKKLVVGPPDATNGTSSSDETVDLDHLVTPDPVTSDPEDQLPTIDPEEGSTDETEGTTAEGSMKHPTSGQDDEGELFDANLKPSFNLRPSPTPRPSPTPRPSQSNTEDNYEKYDYDSSPSDRPDSPEEDEMILDTESPTAEFVPTAEFVPTAEFVPTAEFVPTAEFVPTAEFVPTAEFVPTAEVVPTAEFVPTAEFVPTAEFVPTAEFVPTTELEELEDDIFRPNFVASPSRVPDPSPSHSPISEFEEEDLLPLSLDPSFSTTSRPSQSSGSSHTPSSNRTSMTGLEEGGAAKMNTELTSTTSSAAPTTVRMNSDIEGSGSEFLPQSSTTVAAPAGEEGQTYNSRVDKPLIETKTRIQGSNRLALPREEPAVDTSTVLRDAAAVKPTPSRQHDSYTSGWLIIVAFVAGVAVLVVICVAIGTRDRWNAPAQASEKKVANESSGDEKAEREMERFLSKERPRENNHAGEYTVILLEDLPEKEPLD, via the exons ATGCCTATCTCTGATCTCAGGATGTGGACTCTACTGCTTGGGGTTATTTTCGGACTTCTGGCACCTGTTCagtccgaccctgttcctg TCTCGACAGAACCTCCCGCTCTGGCTGCTGGGGATTTTCTTTGGGAaactttcaagatcttcaagaAGCTTGTAGTGGGTCCCCCGGATGCCACCAATGGAACATCCAGCAGTGACGAAACAGTGGACCTAGATCATTtggtgacccctgaccctgtGACATCTGACCCGGAAGACCAGCTGCCCACCATTGACCCAGAGGAGGGCAGCACAGATGAGACAGAGGGCACCACTGCAGAGGGCAGTATGAAACACCCCACTTCAGGACAAGACGATGAAGGGGAGCTGTTTGACGCCAACCTTAAACCTAGCTTTAACCTCCGCCCCAGTCCAACTCCTCGCCCCAGTCCAACTCCTCGCCCCAGTCAAAGCAACACAGAGGACAATTATGAAAAGTACGACTATGATTCCAGTCCAAGTGATAGACCTGATTCACCAGAGGAAGATGAAATGATCCTGGATACCGAAAGCCCCACAGCAGAGTTTGTCCCCACAGCAGAGTTTGTCCCCACAGCAGAGTTTGTCCCCACTGCAGAGTTTGTCCCCACAGCAGAGTTTGTCCCCACAGCAGAGTTTGTCCCCACAGCAGAG TTTGTCCCCACAGCAGAGGTTGTCCCCACAGCAGAGTTTGTCCCCACAGCAGAGTTTGTCCCCACAGCAGAG TTTGTCCCCACAGCAGAGTTTGTCCCCACAACAGAGCTAGAGGAGTTGGAGGACGATATATTCAGACCAAACTTTGTCGCCAGCCCTAGTCGTGTACCGGATCCCAGTCCCAGCCATAGTCCCATCTCAGAGTTTGAAGAAGAAGACCTGTTACCTCTTAGCCTTGATCCAAGCTTTAGTACCACCTCCAGACCTAGCCAAAGTTCGGGGAGCAGCCATACACCTAGTTCTAACCGAACCAGTATGACAGGCTTGGAGGAAGGCGGGGCTGCAAAGATGAACACAGAGCTGACCTCAACCACCAGTTCTGCCGCACCTACAACAGTCAGGATGAATTCAGACATCGAAGGGTCAGGGTCGGAATTCCTGCCTCAGAGTAGCACCACAGTAGCAGCCCCTGCTGGTGAGGAGGGCCAAACGTACAACTCCCGAGTCGATAAGCCACTCATTGAAACAAAGACAAGAATTCAAGGCAGCAATAGGCTTGCTCTACCAAGGGAGGAACCGGCAGTGGATACCTCTACAG TTCTTCGTGATGCAGCTGCTGTAAAACCAACCCCATCCAGACAACATGATTCATATACATCGG gttgGTTGATCATCGTTGCCTTTGTCGCGGGCGTGGCGGTGTTGGTCGTAATCTGTGTCGCCATAGGTACCAGAGACAG GTGGAATGCACCGGCCCAGGCATCTGAGAAGAAGGTCGCCAACGAGAGCTCAGGAGATGAGAAGGCGGAGCGGGAAATGGAGAGGTTTCTGTCTAAAGAGAGGCCAAGGGAAAACAACCACGCTGGAGAGTACACTGTTATACTTCTGGAGGACCTCCCTGAGAAAGAGCCGCTGGACTGA
- the LOC118370917 gene encoding cell surface glycoprotein 1-like isoform X37 translates to MPISDLRMWTLLLGVIFGLLAPVQSDPVPVSTEPPALAAGDFLWETFKIFKKLVVGPPDATNGTSSSDETVDLDHLVTPDPVTSDPEDQLPTIDPEEGSTDETEGTTAEGSMKHPTSGQDDEGELFDANLKPSFNLRPSPTPRPSPTPRPSQSNTEDNYEKYDYDSSPSDRPDSPEEDEMILDTESPTAEFVPTAEFVPTAEFVPTAEFVPTAEFVPTAEFVPTAEVVSTVEFVPTAEFVPTAEFVPTAEFVPTAEFVPTAEVVPTAEFVPTAEFVPTAEFVPTAEFVPTAEFVPTAEFVPTAEFVPTAEFVPTTELEELEDDIFRPNFVASPSRVPDPSPSHSPISEFEEEDLLPLSLDPSFSTTSRPSQSSGSSHTPSSNRTSMTGLEEGGAAKMNTELTSTTSSAAPTTVRMNSDIEGSGSEFLPQSSTTVAAPAGEEGQTYNSRVDKPLIETKTRIQGSNRLALPREEPAVDTSTVLRDAAAVKPTPSRQHDSYTSGWLIIVAFVAGVAVLVVICVAIGTRDRWNAPAQASEKKVANESSGDEKAEREMERFLSKERPRENNHAGEYTVILLEDLPEKEPLD, encoded by the exons ATGCCTATCTCTGATCTCAGGATGTGGACTCTACTGCTTGGGGTTATTTTCGGACTTCTGGCACCTGTTCagtccgaccctgttcctg TCTCGACAGAACCTCCCGCTCTGGCTGCTGGGGATTTTCTTTGGGAaactttcaagatcttcaagaAGCTTGTAGTGGGTCCCCCGGATGCCACCAATGGAACATCCAGCAGTGACGAAACAGTGGACCTAGATCATTtggtgacccctgaccctgtGACATCTGACCCGGAAGACCAGCTGCCCACCATTGACCCAGAGGAGGGCAGCACAGATGAGACAGAGGGCACCACTGCAGAGGGCAGTATGAAACACCCCACTTCAGGACAAGACGATGAAGGGGAGCTGTTTGACGCCAACCTTAAACCTAGCTTTAACCTCCGCCCCAGTCCAACTCCTCGCCCCAGTCCAACTCCTCGCCCCAGTCAAAGCAACACAGAGGACAATTATGAAAAGTACGACTATGATTCCAGTCCAAGTGATAGACCTGATTCACCAGAGGAAGATGAAATGATCCTGGATACCGAAAGCCCCACAGCAGAGTTTGTCCCCACAGCAGAGTTTGTCCCCACAGCAGAGTTTGTCCCCACTGCAGAGTTTGTCCCCACAGCAGAGTTTGTCCCCACAGCAGAGTTTGTCCCCACAGCAGAGGTTGTCTCCACAGTAGAGTTTGTCCCCACTGCAGAGTTTGTCCCCACAGCAGAGTTTGTCCCCACTGCAGAGTTTGTCCCCACAGCAGAGTTTGTCCCCACAGCAGAGGTTGTCCCCACAGCAGAGTTTGTCCCCACAGCAGAGTTTGTCCCCACAGCAGAG TTTGTCCCCACAGCAGAG TTTGTCCCCACAGCAGAGTTTGTCCCCACAGCAGAGTTTGTCCCCACAGCAGAG TTTGTCCCCACAGCAGAGTTTGTCCCCACAACAGAGCTAGAGGAGTTGGAGGACGATATATTCAGACCAAACTTTGTCGCCAGCCCTAGTCGTGTACCGGATCCCAGTCCCAGCCATAGTCCCATCTCAGAGTTTGAAGAAGAAGACCTGTTACCTCTTAGCCTTGATCCAAGCTTTAGTACCACCTCCAGACCTAGCCAAAGTTCGGGGAGCAGCCATACACCTAGTTCTAACCGAACCAGTATGACAGGCTTGGAGGAAGGCGGGGCTGCAAAGATGAACACAGAGCTGACCTCAACCACCAGTTCTGCCGCACCTACAACAGTCAGGATGAATTCAGACATCGAAGGGTCAGGGTCGGAATTCCTGCCTCAGAGTAGCACCACAGTAGCAGCCCCTGCTGGTGAGGAGGGCCAAACGTACAACTCCCGAGTCGATAAGCCACTCATTGAAACAAAGACAAGAATTCAAGGCAGCAATAGGCTTGCTCTACCAAGGGAGGAACCGGCAGTGGATACCTCTACAG TTCTTCGTGATGCAGCTGCTGTAAAACCAACCCCATCCAGACAACATGATTCATATACATCGG gttgGTTGATCATCGTTGCCTTTGTCGCGGGCGTGGCGGTGTTGGTCGTAATCTGTGTCGCCATAGGTACCAGAGACAG GTGGAATGCACCGGCCCAGGCATCTGAGAAGAAGGTCGCCAACGAGAGCTCAGGAGATGAGAAGGCGGAGCGGGAAATGGAGAGGTTTCTGTCTAAAGAGAGGCCAAGGGAAAACAACCACGCTGGAGAGTACACTGTTATACTTCTGGAGGACCTCCCTGAGAAAGAGCCGCTGGACTGA